Proteins from a single region of Pungitius pungitius chromosome 4, fPunPun2.1, whole genome shotgun sequence:
- the sdhaf2 gene encoding succinate dehydrogenase assembly factor 2, mitochondrial: MLSSVVARRLVTGVCQAAWRPAVTGLLPSRGYRGDTQDDTRGDMIEIPLPPWDERPGEPTDIKKRRLLYESRKRGMLENCILLSLFAKQYLNTMNENQLQQYDRLINEPSNDWDIYYWATEAQPTPDVYQGEIMDMLKEFTKNRNHEQRLDAPSLEYLEKESR; encoded by the exons ATGCTCTCCTCTGTTGTTGCGAGAAGG CTGGTGACAGGTGTGTGCCAGGCAGCATGGAGACCAGCAGTCACAGGGCTTTTACCATCTCGTGGTTACCGTGGAGATACACAAGACGACACCAGGGGAGACATGATCGAGATCCCTTTGCCACCGTGGGATGAGAGGCCCGGCGAGCCCACTGACATCAAGAAGCGGCGTCTGCTGTATGAGAGTCGCAAGAGGGGCATGTTGGAGAACTGCATACTGCTCAG CCTTTTTGCAAAGCAATACCTGAACACAATGAATGAGAATCAGCTGCAGCAGTACGACAGACTGATTAATGAACCAAGCAATGACTGGGACATCTACTACTGGGCCACAG AAGCTCAGCCCACCCCCGACGTTTACCAGGGAGAGATCATGGATATGCTGAAGGAGTTCACAAAGAACCGCAACCATGAGCAGAGGTTGGATGCACCCAGCTTGGAGTACCTGGAAAAGGAAAGCCGTTGA